The following are encoded in a window of Spirochaeta cellobiosiphila DSM 17781 genomic DNA:
- the rpiA gene encoding ribose-5-phosphate isomerase RpiA — protein sequence MKQNVGYAAVDQFIKSGMKIGMGTGSTSLYAVERLIQKVKAGEITDIYPVATSFQTEFALQQAGIPVYTLNSPEIEGKLDVAIDGADAIDPQLCLIKGAGAAQLIEKIVESSAEHFIVIGDESKLVESLGSTVPVPLEILPAARQFVINKLEEVEAQVTIREGSGKAGPVISDSGNIIADALWSEDIDPIKMDQYMNNIPGLVEHGLFCHMAKTALIGYQDGSVKTMTK from the coding sequence ATGAAACAAAATGTTGGTTATGCTGCTGTTGACCAATTCATAAAATCGGGAATGAAAATTGGAATGGGAACAGGTTCTACTTCTCTGTATGCAGTAGAACGTTTAATTCAAAAAGTAAAGGCAGGAGAAATAACTGATATCTATCCAGTGGCCACTAGTTTTCAGACGGAATTTGCCCTCCAGCAGGCGGGCATTCCTGTTTACACCCTAAATAGTCCTGAAATCGAAGGGAAACTTGATGTCGCCATCGATGGGGCTGATGCTATTGATCCTCAATTGTGTTTAATTAAGGGAGCAGGAGCAGCTCAACTGATTGAGAAGATTGTTGAATCATCAGCTGAACATTTTATTGTTATTGGAGATGAGTCCAAGCTAGTAGAATCGTTAGGTTCCACGGTGCCAGTACCTCTTGAAATTTTACCTGCAGCACGTCAATTTGTGATCAACAAATTAGAAGAGGTAGAGGCCCAGGTAACCATAAGAGAAGGTTCTGGTAAAGCTGGTCCTGTCATATCTGATTCAGGTAACATTATTGCTGATGCTCTTTGGAGTGAAGATATTGATCCTATCAAGATGGATCAGTACATGAATAACATACCCGGACTAGTAGAACATGGTTTGTTCTGCCATATGGCTAAGACCGCCTTGATAGGTTACCAAGACGGCTCTGTTAAAACAATGACAAAATAA
- a CDS encoding pyridoxal phosphate-dependent aminotransferase, which produces MRRDIVHPGAGQLRYEIREIVEFAKKLGQWDISIIWENIGDPIAKGEQIESWIKEIISKLTLQDDSYGYVDTQGIQTTREFLSQQVNKRGGAQITPNDIIFFNGLGDAVAKLFGFLKREARILGPSPAYSTLSSAEAAHSGYAHLTYDLDPDQGWQPNLKDIENKVKYNDAIAGILLINPDNPTGAVYPKETLLQIVEIARKYNIFIICDETYANIVFPSYRTAALSEVIGEVPGIALRSLSKEIPWPGARCGWIEVFNQDSDDNFSEYINSLLNAKRLEVCSTSLPQKAIPALLGHPNYPGHLEKRAKVFEDRAKEASQIFDKINGIKMIQPKGALYFTIVFEEGVLKDGQYLSIPNDDLRIFIESNINNLEWDKRFVYYLLAQQGICVVPLSGFASPLKGFRMTLLEVNDGLRREIYQKVGIAIEEYLSSQS; this is translated from the coding sequence ATGAGACGAGATATTGTGCATCCCGGTGCCGGGCAACTACGCTATGAGATCAGAGAAATAGTTGAATTTGCCAAAAAACTTGGCCAATGGGATATTTCCATCATATGGGAAAATATTGGAGATCCTATTGCAAAGGGAGAACAGATAGAGAGTTGGATCAAAGAGATAATCAGCAAACTAACTCTTCAGGATGACAGCTATGGCTATGTGGATACCCAAGGAATTCAGACAACGAGAGAGTTTCTGTCCCAGCAAGTGAATAAACGGGGTGGAGCACAGATCACTCCAAATGATATTATTTTCTTTAATGGCTTGGGAGATGCAGTTGCCAAATTATTTGGTTTTCTCAAAAGGGAAGCAAGAATTCTTGGGCCTTCCCCAGCTTATTCAACCTTATCCTCTGCTGAAGCGGCTCATTCTGGATATGCCCATCTCACTTATGATTTAGATCCTGATCAAGGTTGGCAACCAAATCTTAAGGACATAGAAAATAAAGTAAAATACAATGATGCTATAGCAGGTATTCTTCTTATCAATCCTGATAACCCGACCGGGGCTGTCTATCCTAAAGAGACCTTACTTCAGATAGTGGAAATCGCTCGTAAATACAATATCTTTATCATCTGCGATGAAACCTATGCTAATATCGTCTTCCCTTCGTATAGAACAGCAGCTCTTAGTGAAGTCATTGGTGAAGTACCGGGAATTGCATTACGTAGTCTATCAAAGGAAATCCCATGGCCAGGAGCTCGATGTGGATGGATAGAAGTATTCAACCAAGATAGTGATGATAACTTTTCTGAATACATAAACAGTCTACTCAATGCCAAACGCCTTGAGGTATGTTCCACATCCCTGCCCCAGAAAGCTATACCAGCCTTACTAGGACATCCTAATTATCCTGGACATTTAGAAAAGAGAGCCAAAGTCTTTGAAGATAGAGCCAAAGAAGCCTCTCAGATATTTGATAAGATTAACGGCATCAAAATGATTCAACCAAAGGGAGCTCTATATTTTACCATTGTCTTTGAAGAGGGAGTATTAAAGGACGGTCAATACCTTAGTATTCCTAATGATGATTTAAGAATATTCATTGAATCAAACATAAATAATCTGGAATGGGACAAACGTTTTGTCTATTACCTATTAGCACAACAAGGGATATGTGTAGTTCCCTTATCAGGTTTCGCAAGTCCTCTTAAGGGATTTAGAATGACGCTTCTTGAAGTGAATGATGGATTAAGAAGAGAGATATATCAAAAGGTTGGTATAGCCATTGAAGAATATCTCTCATCCCAATCCTAA